In one Thunnus maccoyii chromosome 12, fThuMac1.1, whole genome shotgun sequence genomic region, the following are encoded:
- the LOC121909212 gene encoding growth/differentiation factor 3: MLRSHTLRRLISCVLLLLVSLSSSGESRPHVAHEGAPDVDGTDSQRVLLLEAVKTGILGSLGMDREPRPARKASEQELRKMHRLYREKLREMRTNSSQPMRETWQPTMPTVLFPATVVPVKVLRRAEHPQTDQRMQWYRAVFHKNPNIQTELTLARAELKISKQNLNKPTSVQPDVNQEINVKVSGMNPVNSAAWTHVDSVIHANVSSTQDVMLDISPEVEKWMRADGDQSLVVDVGMVVGERDALKVNPTISLELGLMQPKPARRRRQPRSNKEDNCDERGWCCRKSVTVSFKDIGWTDWVVAPAEYTMHYCDGTCPHNYKPASMHTQVKSRMHQITKGGTPRPCCVPATYEPMVIMHYDSRDNLKLTPFDDLIVSKCHCA; encoded by the exons ATGCTCAGATCACACACACTCCGCCGACTCATCTCCTGCGTGCTGCTGCTCCTcgtctctctctccagctcagGGGAGAGCCGGCCTCACGTGGCCCACGAAGGCGCACCTGATGTGGACGGAACGGACAGTCAGAGGGTCCTGCTGTTGGAGGCGGTGAAGACGGGGATCCTGGGCTCACTGGGCATGGACAGGGAGCCCCGACCAGCCCGAAAGGCCTCAGAGCAAGAGTTGAGGAAGATGCATCGGCTCTACAGGGAAAAACTGAGAGAGATGAGAACAAATTCCAGCCAGCCGATGAGGGAAACCTGGCAGCCCACCATGCCCACTGTGCTCTTTCCAGCCACAG tGGTGCCAGTGAAAGTGCTTCGGAGAGCAGAACACCCACAGACAGATCAGCGCATGCAGTGGTATAGAGCTGTTTTCCATAAGAACCCAAACATTCAAACTGAACTGACACTAGCTCGGGCTGAATTGAAGATCTCCAAGCAGAACTTAAACAAACCTACATCAGTTCAGCCTGATGTAAATCAAGAGATTAATGTTAAAGTCAGTGGGATGAACCCGGTGAACTCTGCTGCTTGGACACACGTAGACTCTGTGATCCATGCTAATGTCTCAAGCACTCAAGATGTGATGCTGGACATCAGCCCTGAGGTGGAGAAGTGGATGAGGGCTGATGGTGATCAGTCACTGGTTGTAGATGTGGGGATGGTTGTGGGTGAAAGAGATGCCCTGAAAGTAAATCCAACCATTTCCCTGGAGTTAGGCCTCATGCAGCCCAAACCGGCACGGAGAAGGAGGCAGCCTCGTTCCAACAAGGAAGACAACTGCGATGAACGAGGATGGTGCTGCCGCAAGTCTGTCACCGTGTCGTTCAAAGACATCGGCTGGACAGATTGGGTGGTGGCCCCGGCTGAATATACGATGCATTACTGTGATGGCACCTGCCCCCACAACTATAAGCCAGCTAGCATGCACACGCAGGTGAAGTCTCGGATGCACCAGATCACCAAAGGCGGGACACCTCGCCCCTGCTGCGTGCCGGCAACCTACGAGCCCATGGTCATCATGCACTATGACAGCAGGGATAATTTGAAGTTGACGCCTTTTGACGACTTGATTGTCAGTAAATGTCACTGTGCTTGA